AACCGTAATCGGTCAGCAGGCGGCGCAGGTCGGGATGGCCGGTGAAGAGCACGCCGTAGAGGTCGTAGGTCTCGCGCTCGAACCACAGCGCGCCCGGGAACACATCAGTGGCGGAGGCGACCGGCGTCTTCTCGTCCGTCTGGATCTTGATGCGGATGCGGCGGTTCATCTTCGGCGACATCAGGTGGTAGACCACGTCGAAGCGCTTGGCGCGCCCCGGATAATCCACGCCGCAGATGTCGATGATGTTGCGGAACAGGCAGCCCGCATCATCCCTGAGGTGCGTGAGGATGCGGATGATCT
The sequence above is a segment of the Phreatobacter oligotrophus genome. Coding sequences within it:
- a CDS encoding NADH-quinone oxidoreductase subunit C; this translates as MSLEELGETIKAALPGAVTSAAVAYGELTLEAEAGEIIRILTHLRDDAGCLFRNIIDICGVDYPGRAKRFDVVYHLMSPKMNRRIRIKIQTDEKTPVASATDVFPGALWFERETYDLYGVLFTGHPDLRRLLTDYGFDGHPLRKDFPTSGFVEVRYDDAEKRVVYEPVRLAQEFRQFDFLSPWEGTDYVLPGDEKAKAN